One Cellulosimicrobium protaetiae genomic region harbors:
- a CDS encoding formate/nitrite transporter family protein, with translation MSYVKPAELVPTIIDAGANKVLLSTRDTLVRSTMGGAILAIAAAFAVTVTVTTGHAILGAVLFPVGFILLYLLGYDLLTGMFVLGPLAWLDKRPGITVRGVLRNWGLVFVGNFLGAFAVAVMMAIVVTYGFDTPPNEVGQAIGHIGEGRTVGYAEHGASGMLTLFVRGMLCNWMVSMGVIGAMVAKDVPGKAIAMWMPVMLFFFMAFEHSIVNMFLFPSGLLLGGEFTIMDYLIWNEIPTVLGNLVGGLLLTGLPLYLTHGRPAARRGGQPTAPASGAEPTTERELVSEPA, from the coding sequence ATGTCCTACGTCAAGCCCGCCGAGCTCGTCCCGACGATCATCGACGCCGGTGCCAACAAGGTCCTGCTGTCCACGCGTGACACGCTCGTGCGCTCCACGATGGGCGGCGCGATCCTCGCGATCGCCGCCGCGTTCGCCGTGACGGTCACGGTGACGACGGGCCACGCGATCCTCGGCGCCGTCCTCTTCCCCGTCGGGTTCATCCTGCTGTACCTGCTCGGGTACGACCTGCTCACCGGCATGTTCGTCCTCGGCCCGCTCGCCTGGCTCGACAAGCGGCCCGGGATCACGGTGCGCGGAGTCCTGCGCAACTGGGGCCTGGTGTTCGTCGGGAACTTCCTCGGCGCGTTCGCCGTCGCGGTGATGATGGCGATCGTCGTGACCTACGGGTTCGACACCCCGCCCAACGAGGTCGGTCAGGCGATCGGGCACATCGGCGAGGGCCGCACGGTCGGGTACGCCGAGCACGGGGCGTCGGGCATGCTCACGCTGTTCGTGCGCGGCATGCTGTGCAACTGGATGGTCTCCATGGGCGTCATCGGCGCGATGGTCGCGAAGGACGTGCCCGGCAAGGCGATCGCGATGTGGATGCCGGTCATGCTGTTCTTCTTCATGGCGTTCGAGCACTCGATCGTCAACATGTTCCTGTTCCCGTCCGGCCTGCTGCTCGGTGGCGAGTTCACGATCATGGACTACCTGATCTGGAACGAGATCCCGACCGTCCTCGGCAACCTCGTCGGCGGGCTGCTCCTCACCGGCCTCCCGCTCTACCTCACGCACGGCCGCCCGGCGGCGCGTCGCGGCGGGCAGCCGACGGCTCCCGCGTCG
- a CDS encoding lactate/malate family dehydrogenase, with translation MDVAVVGATGDVGRQVCTQIVERRVLPPTARLQLVGRAGGASGRAVHGLRADLVDAYDEHAPLLDVAHSPEDVTADVIVVAAGLTPPARTGADPDRRVLAATNGAVLAEYADAIARHGSGHEVVVVVTNPVELGVAVMAERLGRHRVLGMGAWLDTLRFRRELAVELGVRRHRVGGFVGGQHGEDAVPLWSTVRVSGLDADERARAVAALRRGRTLDALPDEIASAKTELARVAAEDMGAAFDLIDTWPADLRLVTRPWMTHQSGAKTPAGTASATVDLLEVILDGREIVVAGQVALDGELGGRLAGPTGGRGAPDGGPFRGVLGVPVVLGPGGWTRVLLDDLPDDEARRLTDAADGVGRMVAASTAPADDARSAGGERAGTGAPAPGASTATGDRAPSGRGGAETAWVATVHGLDQPGTLTALTGVFSTRGVSFDSLATEAVDDDGRAGRIVVTFRATPRRARALERAVRRLATVHAVVVDPAPHPEFSQGSTTG, from the coding sequence GTGGACGTAGCGGTGGTGGGGGCGACGGGAGACGTCGGCCGGCAGGTGTGCACGCAGATCGTCGAGCGACGGGTGCTCCCGCCGACGGCCCGGCTCCAGCTCGTGGGACGCGCGGGCGGGGCGTCGGGCCGGGCGGTGCACGGGCTGCGCGCCGACCTCGTGGACGCGTACGACGAGCACGCGCCCCTGCTCGACGTCGCGCACTCCCCCGAGGACGTCACGGCCGACGTGATCGTGGTCGCCGCGGGCCTGACGCCCCCGGCCCGGACGGGAGCCGACCCCGACCGTCGGGTCCTCGCCGCCACGAACGGCGCCGTGCTCGCCGAGTACGCCGACGCGATCGCGCGGCACGGCTCGGGGCACGAGGTGGTCGTCGTGGTGACGAACCCCGTGGAGCTCGGGGTCGCCGTCATGGCGGAGCGGCTCGGGCGGCACCGCGTGCTCGGGATGGGCGCGTGGCTCGACACGCTGCGGTTCCGGCGCGAGCTCGCGGTGGAGCTGGGCGTGCGGCGGCACCGTGTCGGCGGGTTCGTCGGGGGCCAGCACGGCGAGGACGCCGTGCCGCTGTGGTCGACGGTCCGGGTGAGCGGGCTCGACGCCGACGAGCGCGCGCGGGCCGTCGCGGCGCTGCGGCGGGGCCGCACGCTCGACGCGCTGCCCGACGAGATCGCGTCGGCGAAGACCGAGCTGGCGCGCGTCGCGGCCGAGGACATGGGCGCGGCGTTCGACCTCATCGACACGTGGCCCGCGGACCTGCGGCTCGTCACTCGGCCGTGGATGACGCACCAGTCGGGCGCGAAGACGCCGGCGGGGACGGCGAGCGCCACGGTCGACCTGCTCGAGGTGATCCTCGACGGCCGCGAGATCGTCGTCGCCGGGCAGGTGGCCCTCGACGGGGAGCTCGGGGGACGGCTCGCCGGCCCGACCGGCGGCCGCGGGGCGCCCGACGGCGGCCCGTTCCGCGGCGTGCTCGGCGTCCCGGTGGTTCTCGGACCGGGCGGGTGGACGCGCGTGCTCCTCGACGACCTCCCCGACGACGAGGCGCGCCGCCTGACCGACGCGGCGGACGGCGTCGGGCGCATGGTCGCCGCGAGCACGGCGCCGGCGGACGACGCCCGGTCGGCCGGAGGGGAGCGGGCCGGGACCGGCGCGCCCGCCCCGGGGGCGTCGACCGCGACCGGCGACCGGGCGCCGTCGGGCCGGGGCGGGGCGGAGACCGCGTGGGTCGCGACCGTGCACGGCCTCGACCAGCCGGGCACGCTCACGGCGCTGACGGGGGTCTTCTCGACGCGCGGGGTCAGCTTCGACTCGCTCGCGACCGAGGCGGTGGACGACGACGGCCGGGCGGGCCGGATCGTCGTGACGTTCCGCGCGACCCCGCGGCGCGCGCGGGCCCTCGAGCGCGCGGTCCGACGCCTCGCGACCGTGCACGCCGTCGTCGTCGACCCCGCACCCCACCCCGAGTTCTCACAGGGCTCCACGACCGGCTGA
- a CDS encoding pyridoxamine 5'-phosphate oxidase family protein has protein sequence MTTTDPTVKNLDGYGTPPIEWARVHDTLFGRLPQEPGAGGPNRHTTWLATTDPDGKPHVVPFGALVLDEEIFLCSGEGTRKNRNLHRDPRCTLTVATEPFDLTVEGRAERVRDPETLERAAAGFRADGWPATVDGDALTAEFSAPSAGPPPWAVYRLVPERVFAFGTAEPYGATRFDLPPRENRGLPR, from the coding sequence ATGACGACCACCGACCCGACGGTGAAGAACCTCGACGGCTACGGCACGCCGCCGATCGAGTGGGCGCGCGTGCACGACACGCTGTTCGGCAGGCTCCCCCAGGAGCCCGGTGCCGGCGGGCCGAACCGGCACACGACGTGGCTCGCGACGACGGACCCCGACGGGAAGCCGCACGTGGTGCCGTTCGGCGCGCTCGTGCTCGACGAGGAGATCTTCCTGTGCTCCGGCGAGGGCACGCGCAAGAACCGCAACCTGCACCGCGACCCGCGCTGCACGCTGACCGTCGCGACGGAGCCGTTCGACCTCACCGTCGAGGGCCGGGCCGAGCGCGTCAGGGACCCCGAGACCCTGGAACGCGCGGCGGCGGGGTTCCGCGCCGACGGCTGGCCCGCGACCGTCGACGGCGACGCGCTCACCGCGGAGTTCAGCGCACCGTCCGCCGGCCCACCGCCATGGGCGGTCTACCGCCTCGTCCCCGAGCGCGTGTTCGCCTTCGGCACGGCCGAGCCCTACGGCGCCACCCGCTTCGACCTCCCGCCGAGGGAGAACCGCGGTCTGCCGAGGTAG
- a CDS encoding LysR family transcriptional regulator produces the protein MATDPRRLGFLLAVHRGGGILAAADLLHVTPSAVSQQIQRLEAEEGVVVLDRGPRGVTLTPAGRVLAETAERIETELVEARKALAALGDEVTGRVAVGSFQSAIRAVVAPVAGRLAETAPGVELDVQEREPTEALRLLRAGELDVVLLERDYEADSPAPRGTREIVLLDEPWRLVVPATMPTPTRLDDVRDAVWLGPEPGTAAARALRRLERGLGGTLRTRHNYYDFDVALSLVAAGLGVAMLPALAVEGGASDEVPDGVRVVGLPGLGSRRLVARHRATRHEPRPVVAAVLDEMVAAAAGIEFA, from the coding sequence ATGGCGACGGACCCACGCAGGCTTGGTTTCCTCCTTGCCGTGCACCGCGGCGGAGGCATTCTCGCGGCAGCAGATCTTCTGCACGTCACCCCGTCCGCGGTGTCCCAGCAGATCCAGCGGCTCGAGGCGGAGGAGGGCGTCGTCGTGCTCGACCGCGGCCCGCGCGGCGTCACCCTCACCCCGGCGGGCCGCGTGCTCGCCGAGACGGCCGAGCGCATCGAGACCGAGCTCGTCGAGGCGCGCAAGGCCCTCGCCGCGCTCGGGGACGAGGTCACGGGCCGCGTCGCGGTCGGCTCGTTCCAGTCGGCGATCCGCGCCGTCGTCGCACCCGTCGCGGGACGGCTGGCCGAGACGGCGCCGGGCGTCGAGCTCGACGTGCAGGAGCGCGAGCCCACCGAGGCGCTGCGCCTCCTGCGCGCGGGCGAGCTCGACGTCGTGCTCCTCGAGCGCGACTACGAGGCCGACTCCCCCGCGCCGCGCGGGACGCGCGAGATCGTGCTGCTCGACGAGCCGTGGCGCCTCGTCGTACCCGCCACGATGCCCACGCCGACCCGGCTCGACGACGTGCGCGACGCCGTCTGGCTCGGGCCCGAGCCCGGCACCGCTGCGGCCCGAGCTCTGCGCAGGCTCGAGCGTGGCCTGGGTGGGACCCTGCGCACGCGGCACAACTACTACGACTTCGACGTGGCCCTCTCGCTGGTCGCGGCCGGGCTCGGCGTCGCGATGCTCCCGGCGCTCGCCGTCGAGGGCGGCGCGTCCGACGAGGTGCCCGACGGCGTCCGGGTCGTCGGCCTGCCCGGTCTCGGGTCCCGTCGGCTCGTCGCACGCCACCGCGCGACCCGCCACGAGCCACGGCCCGTGGTCGCGGCAGTCCTCGACGAGATGGTCGCCGCCGCGGCGGGCATCGAGTTCGCCTGA
- a CDS encoding CBU_0592 family membrane protein translates to MPVTLDSIVMFLGWIGAAAGVVAYAMVSRGRWAASSAPFQLTNLTAAGLMGMVAAANGVWPSVAANLVWIVIGVQAVVVLLRARARRRAAVVDGRATGAVVPVLTSSDLAPATEAVVVPDVALPDDEPSPREVGLAA, encoded by the coding sequence GTGCCCGTCACCCTCGACTCGATCGTCATGTTCCTCGGTTGGATCGGCGCCGCCGCCGGCGTCGTCGCGTACGCGATGGTCAGCCGCGGCCGCTGGGCGGCCTCGTCCGCGCCCTTCCAGCTCACCAACCTCACCGCCGCCGGCCTCATGGGCATGGTCGCCGCGGCGAACGGCGTGTGGCCGTCCGTCGCCGCGAACCTCGTGTGGATCGTCATCGGCGTCCAGGCCGTCGTCGTGCTCCTGCGCGCGCGGGCACGGCGCCGTGCGGCCGTCGTCGACGGGCGTGCGACCGGGGCCGTCGTCCCCGTCCTGACGTCGAGCGACCTCGCACCCGCCACCGAGGCCGTCGTCGTCCCCGACGTGGCCCTGCCCGACGACGAGCCCTCGCCGCGCGAGGTCGGCCTCGCCGCCTGA